One segment of Apus apus isolate bApuApu2 chromosome 1, bApuApu2.pri.cur, whole genome shotgun sequence DNA contains the following:
- the BLZF1 gene encoding golgin-45 produces the protein MTSLEKVLVDDASSPIRGPGDGMETEQTAESVEAITGANTTNPHTHQSPHKKTVSSLSPGVLQLGKVHADKSVEIEAVRILVPKAAITHVVPTKNTKVAKSVGLKGDPFHQSDGATDPRKEQIELKNAIEKLKNSEKRLLQDKEGLSNQLRIQTEVNRELKKLLVASVGDDLQYHFERMAREKNQLILENEVLGRNISQLSEQLERMSIQCDVWRSKFLASRVMADELTNTRAILQRQTRDAQSAIQDLLNERDQFRQEMIDTQKLLEELMVSLQWGRQQTYYPSAQPYTTTELAAVNCKLAKAVSSHLLGNVGTNSPKKTSTAVEFCNTPAEKMAEMVLRVLDPAARTEASTEVSFSETTPSFLSTKNIGRFHPYTRYEDVTFNCCNHCQGELIGV, from the exons ATGACATCTCTAGAAAAAG TTTTAGTTGATGATGCCTCTTCACCCATCCGAGGACCTGGAGATGGCATGGAAACAGAGCAGACAGCTGAATCAGTGGAAGCAATCACTGGAGCCAACACTACAAACCCTCATACCCACCAGAGCCCACATAAAAAGACAGTCTCTTCCTTGAGTCCTGGAGTTCTGCAGCTTGGGAAAGTACATGCTGATAAATCTGTGGAGATTGAAGCTGTTCGTATATTAGTCCCCAAAGCTGCTATCACCCATGTTGTTCCAACTAAAAACACTAAGGTAGCTAAATCAGTGGGACTTAAAGGAGACCCATTCCATCAGTCTGATGGAGCCACAGATCCCAGAAAAGAACAGATAGAGCTGAAAAATGCAATCGAAAAGCTAAAGAATTCAGAAAAGCGGTTGTTACAGGATAAAGAAGGTCTCTCTAATCAGCTGCGTATACAGACAGAG GTGAATCGGGAGCTGAAGAAGTTGCTTGTTGCTTCTGTTGGGGATGATCTGCAGTACCACTTTGAACGGATGGCTCGAGAGAAGAATCAGCTGATCCTAGAAAACGAAGTCCTGGGCCGGAATATATCTCAGTTGTCTGAACAGCTGGAGCGCATGTCTATCCAGTGCGATGTGTGGCGCAGCAAATTCCTAGCAAGCAG GGTTATGGCTGATGAGCTAACCAATACCAGAGCAATTCTTCAGCGTCAAACCAGGGATGCACAAAGTGCAATCCAGGACTTGCTGAATGAACGCGATCAGTTCCGTCAGGAGATGATTGACACACAGAA GCTGCTGGAAGAGCTGATGGTTTCTCTTCAATGGGGGAGACAGCAGACATACTATCCTAGTGCCCAGCCTTACACTACAACAGAGCTAGCAGCTGTGAATTGTAAGCTAGCCAAAGCTGTAAGCTCACATCTTCTTGGAAATGTGGGCACTAATAGTCCAAAAAAGACTTCAACAGCTGTGGAGTTCTGCAATACCCCTGCTGAGAAGATGGCTGAAATG GTGCTGCGTGtgctggatccagctgcacgTACAGAAGCATCAacagaagtttctttttctgagacTACTCCATCCTTCCTTTCCACAAAGAATATTGGAAGGTTTCACCCCTATACAAGATACGAAGATGTAACTTTCAATTGTTGCAATCACTGTCAAGGAGAGCTGATAGGTGTTTAA